The Paramisgurnus dabryanus chromosome 1, PD_genome_1.1, whole genome shotgun sequence genome includes a window with the following:
- the ndr2 gene encoding nodal-related 2, with protein MHVLGALRLACYQLLLLGVFGKYNSNNHLHGTRTLSAHLSRPDRTHRANHRLPTYMMQLYRNFKMNQTRPVDYMDHEHADTIRSILSKSLSSEGRHYVTYFDLSSVLSERQIQGAELRIRIPRDTNQINITVEIRHQQNVPCHQHVCLQNQSLGLLTEKSLMGSSHHWSVYNVTDLLLDWISTKLSETKPLKIKRAVRSSRYALQNGPKYTEGVHHRAMLLIFSHTSSDQGTQDKASLLHTAEKSKFLFNTEGKEVRRERPHKSKRGRRGQPMRNPELVKNQEDKSLQCKKVDMHVDFNQIGWGSWIVFPKKYNAYRCEGSCPNPLGEELHPTNHAYMQSLLKYYHPNRVPSACCAPTKMSPLSMLYYENGELILRHHEDMVVEECGCI; from the exons ATGCATGTGCTCGGAGCTTTGCGCCTGGCCTGCTACCAACTTTTGCTTCTTGGTGTATTTGGAAAGTACAATAGTAACAATCATCTCCATGGCACAAGGACTCTATCAGCGCATTTATCCAGACCGGACCGAACCCACCGAGCGAACCATCGTTTGCCCACCTACATGATGCAGCTCTATCGGAATTTCAAGATGAACCAGACGCGCCCTGTGGATTATATGGACCACGAGCATGCGGACACAATCCGGAGCATCCTCTCAAAAA gTTTGTCCAGTGAAGGCAGACACTACGTCACATACTTTGACCTTTCGTCTGTGCTATCAGAACGTCAGATACAAGGTGCCGAGCTGAGGATTCGTATTCCCAGAGATACAAACCAAATTAACATCACGGTGGAAATCAGACACCAGCAGAACGTCCCATGCCACCAGCATGTCTGCCTCCAAAACCAATCGTTGGGCCTGCTCACAGAAAAATCTCTCATGGGCTCATCTCATCACTGGAGCGTCTACAACGTCACAGACCTGCTTCTGGACTGGATTAGCACAAAACTCTCTGAGACCAAGCCCCTGAAGATCAAAAGAGCCGTACGGTCCAGCAGATACGCTCTTCAGAATGGGCCGAAATACACGGAGGGTGTCCACCACAGAGCCATGCTGCTTATATTCTCGCACACCTCTTCAGATCAGGGAACGCAGGACAAGGCGAGTCTACTTCACACGGCTGAAAAGTCcaagtttttatttaacaccGAAGGAAAAGAGGTGCGTAGAGAAAGACCGCACAAAAGCAAGAGGGGCAGGAGAGGTCAGCCCATGAGGAACCCAGAGCTGGTCAAAAACCAGGAAGATAAAAGCTTGCAGTGTAAAAAAGTCGACATGCACGTGGATTTTAATCAGATTGGATGGGGTTCCTGGATCGTTTTCCCCAAGAAGTACAACGCTTACCGCTGTGAAGGCAGCTGTCCGAACCCTCTAGGTGAGGAGCTTCACCCCACCAATCATGCTTACATGCAG AGTTTGTTAAAGTACTATCATCCTAACAGAGTCCCATCGGCCTGCTGCGCACCAACAAAGATGAGCCCCCTCAGCATGTTATATTATGAAAATGGAGAACTGATCCTGCGACACCATGAAGACATGGTCGTGGAAGAGTGTGGCTGCATCTGA